ATTATAATTTTTGGCATATTTTTTATTTAATAATTATTATAAATTATACCAAATTCTTCACCATATAACTACTCTGCAATTTATAGCCTAATTTACGGTAATACCCCCTTACGCCCACGCCGGCGATCACGGCGATTTTTTTATAGCTCTCTCTCCGCGCGATTTTTTCCGCTTCTTGCATTAAAAGCTTGCCTAAGCCCGCGTGCTGGACTTTTTTCTTCCGCCCCATAGATACTAACTCGCCATAAACATGCAATTCGCGGATTAAGGCTGCATTTTTTATTGGGTTATGAGTTGCGGGTTGCGGGTTGCGGGTTGCCAGCCTTAACCGGCAAAACCCATAAAGCGTTTCATCTTTTTTATCAGTTGCCTGGATAAAATATTCTATACCGTTAGAAGCCTGATATATTATTTTTGAAAATTGAAAATTGAAAATTGAAAATTTTTCTTCCCTGGCTTCTCTACATCTAATGCACCGGCATTTTACGCCCCGGTCTTTCATCACCTGTCTTAAATTGGTTATTAAATTCCCGGCCATAATTGATTCGCCCGGAATATCGCGGATCAATCTGATAATGCGCACGTACGGCGGCACGGCTTTTTTGCATTGCACGATTAAATTCTGTAAAACCTTATCGGAATAAGGCTTATATTTTCCCGCGCGCCACCATTTATATAATAGACTGCCGCGCGTTACGATAGTCGGGTAAAATTTTAACTGGTCGGGCTGAAATCGCTGATCGCTGAACAAGAGCTTAAACATAGCTAAATCTTTTTTGGCCGTGGCGCCGGGTAATCCGGGCATAATATGATAAGTCACCTTAAAACCGTAATTTTTTAAAAATTCGGTGGCTTGGGCGATTTCCGCTACGCCATGACCGCGCTTGTTTAATTTTAAAATTTTATCGTCAACCGCCTGTACGCCGAGTTCCACGCGCGTCGCGCCTAATTCGCGCATTTCCAAAAGTTCTTTATCGTTAATATAATCCGGCCGGGTTTCTAACGTTATGCCGATAATTTTATATCTAGCGCTTTCGTTCTTTTTCTGCTCGCTGAATAATAATTTTTTTATAATTTTAATTTTGAATTTTGAATTGAACTTTTGACTTTTTACCTTTAACTTTCTACTTCCCCCAAATTCATTCGCCGCCTTAAAGCACCGCGTTATATACCAATATTTATAATTCTCCGGCAAAACCGACCAAGTTCCGCCGATGACAATCAATTCAATTTTCGTGGGCTCATGGCCGTTGGCTTCTAAGGCGCGCAGACGCAACTCTACCTGTTTATATGGATCGTAATTACAGCGAATGGCGCGCATGACCGCCGGCTCGTTGGACAGATAGCTTTGCGGCACGTTTAATTCACTAGGGCAATAAGCGCATTCGCCCGGGCAAGGATAAGGCTTGGTTAAAACGGCCACGGGCGCTATGCCGGACATAGTGCGCACCGACCGTTTTCGTAAAATTTTTTCTAAAGCCGCCGAACCCCGCGCCGCGCCGGTTAGCAGGCGATTTTTATATTCATTTAAAATTTCCGAATTTGCTAAAATAACCTGGCCGTACTTTTTGGCCAGCTTTCTTTTAACCGCCATTAGCTCGGCGCGCGAGCTTATTTTTTTACTTAATAATTCGCTAATAGCCTTAATTTTCTTTTGTTTATCCTTGATTGTCATTTCTTTGCATGTTATTATTAAAACATCTAAATTTAAACATAAATCTATGAAAAAAACAACTCTTCTCGCCGGTTTAGTTCTTCTGTTCCTGCCCTTCACGGTTTCAGCTTACAGTATTAAAACCGATGACTCGGTTTATGTTCCAAAAAGCGAAACCATTGAAGGCAATCTCTACGCGGCCGGAGCCAACGTAACCATTGAAGGCAAAGTCACGGGCGACGTCTTCTGCGCCGGGCAAGCCATTAATATTTCCGGCGAAGTCGCCGGCGATGTTATCTGCGCCGGGCAATCAATCAGCGTTAGCGGCAATGTCGGCGGCAGCTTGCGCGCGGTCGGCAATTCCATTAATTTAAGCGGTAAAGTCAGCCGCAACGTTATGGCTTTCGGCGCTTCCATTTTATCATCCGCCAGTTCATCGGTTGGCTGGGATATGATGACTTTTGGCGCTTTCGGGCAAATCGCGGGCAATGTCGGCCGCGACCTTTATGGCGGCCTGGGCCAAGCTTCCCTTTCCGGACAAATTGGCAAAAATGTTAATTTAAATTTCGGCCAACAAAATAAAAAATCCGATAAACCGGCTTTAATTTTGACCGGCACGGCTGTAATCGGCGGCGACGTTAAATATACCTCTAACCAAGAAGCGACCATAGAAAACGGCGCGGTTGTTAAAGGCGAAGTCATCCATAACTTTCCCAAAATAACCGCTAAAAAATCCGGCGCGAACGGCATAGGCTGGTGGTGGGGAAAAATAATTTCCTTATTTTCCGCGTTAGTTTTAGGCTTGGTTTTAATCAGCTTCTGGCGCGAGCAGATTATTAAAATTACCGATTTAATGTTAAAAAAGGTCGGTCCGAGTTTAGGCTGGGGCGTTTTAGCTTTATTATTAACGCCTATCGCGGCGATTATTTTATTAATTACCATTATCGGCATTCCTCTGTCTTTGATTTTAATGGCGCTCTGGTTAATCGCCATGTACGTCAGTAAAATTTTAGCCGGCATTTTAATCGGCCGCAGTTTTTTAAGCAACTATTGGCTCAAGCAAAAAGACTCTTTGATTTTAGCCATGATTATCGGCATCATCATAGCCTATTTGATTTTCGCCTTGCCGATTATCGGCTCCTTCGTAGCGCTTTTAGCCGTACTTTGGGGCCTGGGCGGAATTTTATTGGCGCTAAAAAATAAATAATTTAATTTTTATGCGAGTAACCGCCAATATCTTTAAGGCTTACGATATCCGAGGGATTTATCCAAACCAATTAAACGAAGAAACGGCAGAGGCCATCGGCTTTTGCTTCGCTAAAATTATTAAAGCCAAAAAAATTATTGTTGGCAGAGATATGCGGCTTTCTTCAAAGCTAATGCTTAACGCTTTGGCCAAAGGCATAAATCAAGCCGGCGCCGAAGTAATTGATATTGGCCTGGTTTCAACCGACGCGACTTACTTTGCTTCAGGAAAATTTAGCTTAGCCGCCGTTATGATAACGGCTTCCCATAACCCCAAAGAGTGGAACGGCTTTAAACTGACTAAAGCCGACGCTGTTCCTTTTGGCGAAGATGATATAAAAAAACTTAGGCAAGCGGTTATAAAACATAAAATAAATAAAAAAAACGTTAAACGGAAAATGAAGAAAATTGATATTTTCCCTGGCTATATTAAAACCGTCTTGAATTTTATTGATAAAAATAAAATCAGCCGACTGAAAATAGCCGCTGACGCCGGCAACGGCATGGGCGGAAAAATCTTAGCGAAAATTTATGCGAAACTTCCCTGCGAAATCGTGCCTTTATATTTTAAGCCGGACGGCTCTTTTCCTAACCATCAACCCAGCCCGATTGAGAGCAAAAATTTAGTGGACTTGCAAAAAAAGGTTAAGCAAGTAAAAGCTGATTTCGGCATGGCTTTTGACGGCGACGCCGATAGGGTATTTTTTGTTGATGAAAACAGCGATTTAGTCAGCGGCGCCTCTATCGTCGCCGTTTTAGCGAAATATTTTTTGGACCGGCATCAAGGAGAAAAAATAATTTATGATTTGCGCTGCAGCCATTTTATTCCGGAATTAATCAAGGCTAACGGCGGCCAGCCGGTAATTTCCAGAGTCGGCCATAGTTTTATAAAAAAATTAATGAAGCAAACCGGCGCTATTTTTGGCGGCGAAATTTCCGGCCATTACTATTTTCGCGATAACTACCGGGCCGATAGCGCCATGATAGCGGCGGTAATTATCACGCAAATACTTTCGGAAAGTAAAAAAACTTTTTCAGAAATGATAAAAAATTATGTTAAATA
This sequence is a window from Patescibacteria group bacterium. Protein-coding genes within it:
- a CDS encoding phosphomannomutase/phosphoglucomutase, which translates into the protein MRVTANIFKAYDIRGIYPNQLNEETAEAIGFCFAKIIKAKKIIVGRDMRLSSKLMLNALAKGINQAGAEVIDIGLVSTDATYFASGKFSLAAVMITASHNPKEWNGFKLTKADAVPFGEDDIKKLRQAVIKHKINKKNVKRKMKKIDIFPGYIKTVLNFIDKNKISRLKIAADAGNGMGGKILAKIYAKLPCEIVPLYFKPDGSFPNHQPSPIESKNLVDLQKKVKQVKADFGMAFDGDADRVFFVDENSDLVSGASIVAVLAKYFLDRHQGEKIIYDLRCSHFIPELIKANGGQPVISRVGHSFIKKLMKQTGAIFGGEISGHYYFRDNYRADSAMIAAVIITQILSESKKTFSEMIKNYVKYFQIEETNSEVKNKDAKLKQIKTKYKDGKIFCLDGVTVEYPNWWFNVRPSNTEPVLRLNLEAKTKKLLANKKNELLKLIRG
- a CDS encoding polymer-forming cytoskeletal protein; protein product: MKKTTLLAGLVLLFLPFTVSAYSIKTDDSVYVPKSETIEGNLYAAGANVTIEGKVTGDVFCAGQAINISGEVAGDVICAGQSISVSGNVGGSLRAVGNSINLSGKVSRNVMAFGASILSSASSSVGWDMMTFGAFGQIAGNVGRDLYGGLGQASLSGQIGKNVNLNFGQQNKKSDKPALILTGTAVIGGDVKYTSNQEATIENGAVVKGEVIHNFPKITAKKSGANGIGWWWGKIISLFSALVLGLVLISFWREQIIKITDLMLKKVGPSLGWGVLALLLTPIAAIILLITIIGIPLSLILMALWLIAMYVSKILAGILIGRSFLSNYWLKQKDSLILAMIIGIIIAYLIFALPIIGSFVALLAVLWGLGGILLALKNK
- a CDS encoding tRNA uridine(34) 5-carboxymethylaminomethyl modification radical SAM/GNAT enzyme Elp3 — translated: MTIKDKQKKIKAISELLSKKISSRAELMAVKRKLAKKYGQVILANSEILNEYKNRLLTGAARGSAALEKILRKRSVRTMSGIAPVAVLTKPYPCPGECAYCPSELNVPQSYLSNEPAVMRAIRCNYDPYKQVELRLRALEANGHEPTKIELIVIGGTWSVLPENYKYWYITRCFKAANEFGGSRKLKVKSQKFNSKFKIKIIKKLLFSEQKKNESARYKIIGITLETRPDYINDKELLEMRELGATRVELGVQAVDDKILKLNKRGHGVAEIAQATEFLKNYGFKVTYHIMPGLPGATAKKDLAMFKLLFSDQRFQPDQLKFYPTIVTRGSLLYKWWRAGKYKPYSDKVLQNLIVQCKKAVPPYVRIIRLIRDIPGESIMAGNLITNLRQVMKDRGVKCRCIRCREAREEKFSIFNFQFSKIIYQASNGIEYFIQATDKKDETLYGFCRLRLATRNPQPATHNPIKNAALIRELHVYGELVSMGRKKKVQHAGLGKLLMQEAEKIARRESYKKIAVIAGVGVRGYYRKLGYKLQSSYMVKNLV